ATGCAACTCCACTGTATAATATGAGTTAGGTTATCTCATTTTGGCCATGAAAATAAGCTGATAACTGAAATGCAATCAACTGTTGAACCATGTTACCTCTCTGTACTCTGCTATGGTGCAAAGATCACAGGGCTTAAACCAGCAATTGAGGGCTATGGATTTCGCATTGACATTGAGTCGTTAAGCACAGCCATCAGAGGCTGTTGTTGTCAGATTCCAGTCTTGTACATGCTTGGCTGCATCAATTGATGCTTTTGCATActatattgttgaagaagcatTTCCCCTTTACACATCAATTCTAGTTGTGTTGTATGATTTTAGCTTTTACTTAATTCGGAATACTTAGCCTGAAAATGGCTTACAAATTTGTGTTGTCTTTTAGGGGATATATCAGTATCCCCATAATGCTCTCTCATGTCCATAATGCTTATGTTTTAACACTGGTATCTGTAATAGGAGAAAAACGCAGCTTCAAAATGTCTGTGAAGAAAGTAGTGAATTCATGCATTTTTTGTTTCAACGTCAGGCAGGCATTTTGAATGCTAAATCTCATACTTGAAAAGGAAAATTCTAGTTTGAAGTGAATAGCACTTGAACCTGTGACCAATTGACCATTTCAATTCTAATCATGTTGGAACTTGGTATATTTACAATACTATCTGCAAGATGGTTCTTTTTCTCTAGTAAAGATGATAGTTTAAGGATGGGAATATATCTCATTTGCTCCAAGAAGATTTTTCATACTCCTTTCATTAGGaaatcatgaaggttttacAGTATAGCAATATGAGTACACGAATTTCAAAGCAGGGCATTTGGTCTAGTGGTATGATTCTCGCTTTGGGTGCGAGAGGTCCCGAGTTCGATTCTCGGAATGCCCCGctctttttttatattcagGAACCACTAAAATTTAAGAGAATTTTACGtaggaaaaaatatatatatctaaaccAAAATAATGATACTTCGAAACTCTAACTAAACTAAAATAActatactaaaaaaataataatttaattgttattattagAAGTTCCGAGgaattaataaatcaaacttAATAAATCAAACGGAAAAGGcttaaaaatacccctaaactatTTGACATGGCTCATGCTTACGCGCATGTCACGTAACATTCACATGACATTTAACAATTTCAGTTAACAAGAAAGGTATTTTTAACTCAATAGTATGACTGAAAGGGTAGTTTTTaagccgaaatatagtttaaatatatatatgagctatttcaaatagtttaagagtatttttgagtatttttcgttaatcaaataatattaaatgaaaaGTCTTAGTTATTACTCAAtccgtttaaaaaaagaatgttcttattttctttttagtttattttaaaaagattgacatctttttttttggcaataatttaattttaacttttcacgtggcatgtcgatcacaaaattaaaacactttaacacatttacataactttaatttagaccacaaaattaaaaaatcttcttttcttttttttaaattttattccaaatcatattatatcaTCTTTTTTGAAACGGAAGGAGTaatataaactaataattttttttaaaacaggTAAATAAGAAAGAGAATATCTCTCAAATTCACATTCTTGTAGAGCTTCCCAATGTTggatattttaaagaaattattacTACAGCGAATAGTAATATTAGTggttattataaatattaaattattttagtttagcTCAGTTTATATCTCTAAAAAGTAAAAACCTATGAAGAGCCTGTTTGAATTGGTGTTTagtttgacttatttttatttttttttatcattttagtttaatttagcTCGTTAAAAATAAGTCTATCGGCCCTCactaaatttcttttttctccaataaaatttcaataataaatggattaaaatacaaaataaaaaaatgagatcCTATATATAACCTTATCAACACAATGTTCATTCCCCTTATCCTATTTTTTCTTGCTCCCTCTTTCATTTCCTCTCCTCAATTTCTCTTTGCTCTGCTACAATGGCTTCCACATTATCCACTATTGCCCTTCGTTCACCTTCTCACATTTCCCCCTCCACGCACGCTTCAATTTCTTTCCCCACCAAAACCCTACAACTCCCCATTCTCACTCCCAAACTCCACCACCGCCGAGCCACTTTTGTCCGCCCTCTCGCCGCCGTCGAAGCACCGGAGAAGGTAGTCCAGCTCGGGGATGAAATCTCCACTTTAACCCTAGCTGACGCCCAGAAACTGGTTGAGTACCTTCAGGATAAGCTTGGTGTTTCAGCCGCATCCTTCGCTCCTGCTGCCGTTGTCGCAGCTCCTGGTGGGGCAGCCGCAGACGCTCCAGCTGTGGTTGAAGAGAAGACGGAATTTGACGTAGTCATCGATGAAGTGCCGAGTAATGCTAGAATTGCTACTATTAAGGCTGTTAGGGCTTTAACAAGTTTGGCATTGAAAGAGGCTAAGGAATTGATTGAAGGATTGCCTAAGAAATTTAAGGAGGGTGTTTCCAAGGATGAGGCTGAAGATGCTAAGAAACAGCTTGAAGAAGCTGGTGCTAAAGTCTCTATTGCTTAAATCAATTTGTGGTAAATGTTCAttcttattcctttttttttttgaactggGAAAAATTActcttaagtttttttttttttgtttttgtaagaGAATTCAGCTGTTAGATAGTTGTACCCAATTTTCTAAAATCAAGATTTATGGTTCTGCATAATTTTGTAATTGTTATTGTGTGTTTCAATTTCTTCTCATCCTCTTAAATTGTACTCGATGAAATAGTCAATGCGCGCGCAAGTCTGCTCAAAGTAACACTAGGCTCGTAACTTATATCACTGGTGTCTGTTTCCTCAAGTTTGTATGAGTTGTAATAATAGTTGAAAAATCTCTTGTCCCAAAATTGACCTAAG
This window of the Solanum pennellii chromosome 2, SPENNV200 genome carries:
- the LOC107011859 gene encoding 50S ribosomal protein L12, chloroplastic-like, which encodes MASTLSTIALRSPSHISPSTHASISFPTKTLQLPILTPKLHHRRATFVRPLAAVEAPEKVVQLGDEISTLTLADAQKLVEYLQDKLGVSAASFAPAAVVAAPGGAAADAPAVVEEKTEFDVVIDEVPSNARIATIKAVRALTSLALKEAKELIEGLPKKFKEGVSKDEAEDAKKQLEEAGAKVSIA